Genomic window (Pyxidicoccus xibeiensis):
CCGCCCACGTCCTTGGCGCGCAGCTCCGACAGGAGGTAGCGCTGGTTCTCGATGGAGTTGAGGTCCACCTTCACCAGCATCCCGTTCAGGTAGAAGGACTCCTTGACGCCCGCCAGCTCCAGCCGGCCTTCCTTGCCGATGATCTGGTTGATGATGTCCTGGAGCTGGTGCAGCGGCTTCTGGAAGACCGCGTTCTCCGGGTCATACATCTTCACCGAGCGCACCAGCATGTAGAGGCCGGCGACCATGGAGCGCGCGAGCGACTGGAGCTTCTCGTTGTGCTCGCGGCCGAACTCGTTGACGTTCTCCTCATGGGCCTGGTGGCTGATCTTCAGGTTGTCGGCCATGGGTCTATGCCTCCTCCGGGAGCGCCGAGTCCCCGAACAATGTCTTGCGGGTCTGATACATCGCCTTGCGTGCCGCGGTGAGGACCTCGAGCGGCTGGCTCTTGTCCTCCACCACCACCTGCAACATCTTGTAGCTCTGGATGGAGCACGCGCCACCGAGGCCGTGGATGGCCAGCAGCTTGTCCTCCAGCACCCGCTTCTTGTTGAGCAGCGAGGGCTTCACCGTCAGCAGCTGCTGCATCATGGACAGTGCCCCCGGCGTGCCGGTGGAGCCGATGGCCGTGTAGAACGCGGCGCGCTCGTCTGGCGTCCTCTTGTCGAACGCGGCGTCGCGCACCACCCGCATCAGGTCCACGAAGGCCTTGTCGCGGTCGAACTCCGGCAGCAGCTTCGCCGCAATCGTGCGCACCTGGGAGATGGAGTCATTCAGCGCGTCGACGACGAGGCGCCGGGCCTCGCCGGTGCGGCCGCGGCCTATGATCTGGAGGACCTCCAGCTTCACCACCAGGTTGGGGCTCTTGAGCACCTGGCCGAACATCTTGATGCGGTCCGGGTGGTTGCTCTTCTCCAGGACGTACACCATGTCGCGCACCGTCTGCGGGCGGTCCGACACCAGCCGCGCCACGAAGGGCTCCGGCTGCTCGCGGGCGAAGCCCGACAGGACGTCGCACAGCAGCAGGCGGTTCTCCGGCAGCTCGATGGTCTCCAGCACCGTCAGGAGCGGGATGATGGAGTCGCGGCCGAGCACCTGGATGTAGCGCGTGACGTCCGAGGCGTTCTTCGGGCGCGTCGTCCTGAGCACCTCGCCCAGCCGCTGCAGGCGCTGCTCCTCGCCCATCTTGTGGAGGAAGTTCTCCAGCATCCGGCCCAGCGGCTCGCCGCCCTCGCGCTGCGACAGGGCCCGCAGCTTGAGGACGATTTGATTGATGGTGCTGAAGTCGTCCTGCAGGAGGAGCATGTCCAGCAGCTGCACGAAGATCTCCTCGAGCAGCGCCGCGTCCTCCACGCCGCCTTCCACCACCTGGAACACGGCGCTCACCAGCTTGGGGAAGAGCCGCGCGTTCTCCTCCTCCATGACTTCGCGCTGCAGCTTCGCCTTCAGCTCGTCCGAGGCGTGCCGCCCGCCCACCACCAGGCCGCGAATCTGCTCCACGCCCTCCAGCCTGGCGTCCAGGTCCTCCGCGGACACACGCGCGAAGCGCAGGTAGTCGTCCGAGTTCGTCTGCAG
Coding sequences:
- a CDS encoding HEAT repeat domain-containing protein — translated: MAQPQKATPDASAEAELSPEAREKVELARTFTFHLLKGIKQIGMYRHNETRFPEFLGKALEALNAYTEKHGALSLKVEMQNLLLYGEPLFSEDTPLPYKFFRDGIRQLIFRPGMLVEELVTFTLIALSEPERGSEDVLAQLWRAAMEHVEYVVVEGFSMENASEEEVQVEVDKVVGYLYSRLQTNSDDYLRFARVSAEDLDARLEGVEQIRGLVVGGRHASDELKAKLQREVMEEENARLFPKLVSAVFQVVEGGVEDAALLEEIFVQLLDMLLLQDDFSTINQIVLKLRALSQREGGEPLGRMLENFLHKMGEEQRLQRLGEVLRTTRPKNASDVTRYIQVLGRDSIIPLLTVLETIELPENRLLLCDVLSGFAREQPEPFVARLVSDRPQTVRDMVYVLEKSNHPDRIKMFGQVLKSPNLVVKLEVLQIIGRGRTGEARRLVVDALNDSISQVRTIAAKLLPEFDRDKAFVDLMRVVRDAAFDKRTPDERAAFYTAIGSTGTPGALSMMQQLLTVKPSLLNKKRVLEDKLLAIHGLGGACSIQSYKMLQVVVEDKSQPLEVLTAARKAMYQTRKTLFGDSALPEEA